In one Apteryx mantelli isolate bAptMan1 chromosome 9, bAptMan1.hap1, whole genome shotgun sequence genomic region, the following are encoded:
- the ERICH6 gene encoding LOW QUALITY PROTEIN: glutamate-rich protein 6 (The sequence of the model RefSeq protein was modified relative to this genomic sequence to represent the inferred CDS: deleted 2 bases in 1 codon; substituted 1 base at 1 genomic stop codon): METSDSVNPTALMKLPGISMSMQTEASWLYEQLYKKSTLSEELSSLDILCDSEFKEDFAKLFKKSLCTFPSVGPPTLLAYRPESSRENIQIEIGEDYVPKCEYCGSLLKLFPFFEGVCPPSQDYKSVSXRERLAQLHCGAAPCSDAASAFQKFCCERYQELYEFILDERKNHEVTWSNPIAIGPHESHGNETERLLAKEKAYQRQQERQMAKQLAFLAAEQTSLPEYSSELDTISYLLSREPPSPSSRTLMPGKTAAKPKEEHVYYSTTCCDFTVVGGKVVKNKFLEKYYKHGGKFLTVLPDRTAQLFYPSGNLAIIVVRETKRFVCIVQEDKPNNAGIRAVFQSNGRSTCYHPNGTVWININIQGGQYLDQEGNRVRTWTWPNTITSSGPHVPLSPIFISLNQHVGVRILGQDKIAVSFLAMGQQAKFNVGTKVQVSTVGQLPPPTQLSEDHLLLLAFRIRIWQLFDKLHGCLTFPSNEQRDKIKPPAYLITQALKIIRLCMTSDVSEEVCSLVRAIINVQV; the protein is encoded by the exons ATGGAAACATCTGACAGTGTCAATCCCACTGCTCTGATGAAGCTGCCAGGAATTTCAATGTCGATGCAGACAGAAGCTAGCTGGCTTTATGAACAGCTCTACAAAAAATCAA CCCTGTCAGAAGAGCTCAGCAGTTTAGATATTTTGTGTGACTCAGAG TTTAAAGAAGATTTTGCAAAGCTGTTCAAGAAATCACTGTGCACATTCCCTTCTGTTGGGCCACCTACTCTCCTGGCCTACAGACCAGAATCATCACGAGAAAACATACAGATTGAG ATAGGGGAGGACTATGTTCCAAAGTGCGAGTACTGTGGTAGCCTGCTGAAACTGTTTCCTTTCTTTGAAGGTGTTTGCCCACCATCACAAGATTATAAATCGGTAAGCTAACGGGAAAGATTAGCACAGCTTCACTGTGGAGCAGCCCCCTGTAGTGACGCTGCT TCTGCCTTTCAGAAATTCTGCTGTGAGCGTTACCAAGAGCTCTATGAGTTCATTCTAGATGAGAGAAAGAATCATGAAGTCACTTGGAGCAATCCCATTGCTATTGGCCCCCATGAATCCCATGGCAATGAAACTGAAAGACTCTTAGCAAAGGAAAAAGCATACCAGAG GCAGCAGGAGAGACAAATGGCCAAACAGTTAGCtttcctggcagcagagcagACAAGTTTACCTGAAT ATTCAAGTGAACTTGATACCATTTCCTACCTGCTTTCTCGAGAGCCACCATCTCCCAGTAGCCGGACGCTGATGCCTGGTAAGACAGCAGCAAAGCCCAAGGAGGAACATGTCTACTACAGCACCACCTGCTGTGATTTTACCGTTGTGGGTGGAAAG GTAGTGAAGAACAAATTCTtggaaaaatactacaaacatGGAGGGAAGTTTCTTACTGTACTTCCGGATAGAACAGCACAGTTATT CTATCCATCTGGAAATCTGGCAATCATTGTTGTAcgagagacaaagcggtttgttTGCATAGTACAGGAAGACAAGCCAAATAACGCCGGAATACGAGCAGTATTTCAGTCCAATGGCAGAAGTACGTGCTATCATCCAAACGGAACTGTGTG gATAAACATAAATATTCAGGGAGGGCAGTATTTGGACCAAGAAGGCAACAGGGTGAGAACATGGACCTGGCCAAACACGATAACGTCGTCAGGACCCCACGTCCCGCTGAGTCCAATCTTCATATCCCTGAACCAGCATGTGGGAGTCAGGATCCTGGGCCAGGACAAGATAGCTGTTTCCTTCCTCGCCATGGGGCAACAAGCAAAATTCAACGTGGGAACAAAAGTACAG GTCAGCACAGTCGGCCAGCTGCCTCCACCCACCCAGCTGAGTGAAGACCATCTCCTGCTGCTTGCCTTCAGGATAAGGATCTGGCAACTCTTTGATAAGCTACATGGATGCTTAACCTTTCCTTCTAATGAGCAACGGGACAAAATCAAGCCTCCAGCATACCTTATCACACAAGCTTTAAAGATCATACGCCTCTGCATGACTTCTGATGTAAGTGAAGAGGTATGCAGCTTGGTAAGGGCTATAATAAATGTGCAAGTTTGA
- the SIAH2 gene encoding E3 ubiquitin-protein ligase SIAH2 has protein sequence MSRPSSAGPGASKPCGKQQHGPPPAAAPAAAIAAPGAGSAAVPAAAAVISGPGAAGGGAVSPQHHELTSLFECPVCFDYVLPPILQCQAGHLVCNQCRQKLSLCPTCRGSLTPSIRNLAMEKVASAVLFPCKYATTGCSLTLHHTEKPEHEDICEYRPYSCPCPGASCKWQGSLEAVMSHLMHAHKSITTLQGEDIVFLATDINLPGAVDWVMMQSCFGHHFMLVLEKQEKYEGHQQFFAIVLLIGTRKQAENFAYRLELNGNRRRLTWEATPRSIHDGVAAAILNSDCLVFDTAIAHLFADNGNLGINVTISTCCP, from the exons ATGAGCCGCCCGTCCTCCGCCGGGCCCGGCGCTAGCAAGCCCTGCGGCAAGCAGCAGcacggcccgccgcccgccgccgcccccgccgccgccatcgcggcgcccggcgccggctccgccgcggtgcccgccgccgccgccgtcatctcgggccccggcgcggcgggcggcggggcggtgtCGCCGCAGCACCACGAGCTGACCTCGCTCTTCGAGTGCCCCGTCTGCTTCGACTATGTGCTGCCGCCCATCCTGCAGTGCCAGGCCGGGCACCTGGTGTGCAACCAATGCCGGCAGAAGCTGAGCCTCTGCCCCACCTGCCGGGGCTCCCTCACCCCCAGCATCCGCAACCTGGCCATGGAGAAGGTGGCCTCGGCCGTGCTCTTCCCCTGCAAG TATGCCACAACAGGCTGTTCGCTGACACTCCATCACACAGAAAAGCCAGAACACGAAGACATCTGTGAGTATCGTCCCTACTCCTGCCCATGCCCTGGTGCCTCCTGCAAATGGCAGGGATCTTTGGAAGCCGTGATGTCCCACCTAATGCATGCCCACAAAAGCATTACCACCCTTCAGGGAGAAGACATAGTTTTTCTTGCCACAGACATTAACCTTCCAGGTGCTGTTGACTGGGTCATGATGCAGTCGTGCTTTGGTCACCACTTCATGCTGGTGTTGGAGAAACAAGAGAAGTACGAAGGTCACCAGCAGTTTTTTGCCATCGTGCTGCTCATTGGCACTCGTAAGCAAGCAGAGAACTTTGCATACAGACTGGAACTGAACGGCAATCGTCGCAGGCTGACCTGGGAGGCAACTCCCCGCTCCATCCATGATGGGGTAGCTGCTGCCATACTGAACAGTGACTGCCTAGTTTTTGATACGGCTATAGCACATCTTTTTGCTGACAATGGAAACCTTGGAATTAATGTGACTATTTCTACATGTTGTCCGTGA